In one window of Macadamia integrifolia cultivar HAES 741 chromosome 2, SCU_Mint_v3, whole genome shotgun sequence DNA:
- the LOC122093324 gene encoding uncharacterized protein LOC122093324, which yields MTTSNSRTRYTGPVLSYGLQRSNSSSSSTAFASASSGFSPPTTGFFNRSTSPTCRNLCGSVPSSSSPSVRFSIDRSRSPSRSIAVSPRDQIVKKQSNLLSAPSSPKRTCMCSPTNHPGSFRCSLHKGVDNHHHHAGSYPSSNRLNARRSAMTNSLVRIGTVEGELVKRALAALIRPSSHQQKRRESFQQRPSRLSVMSNAEDL from the coding sequence ATGACGActtcaaattcaagaaccaGATACACTGGACCAGTCTTGTCCTACGGGTTACAGAGATCGAACTCTTCGTCGTCGTCGACGGCTTTCGCATCTGCAAGTTCGGGTTTCTCTCCTCCAACTACTGGTTTCTTCAATAGATCAACCTCTCCTACTTGCCGCAATCTCTGTGGTTCCGTTCCCTCTTCGTCTTCTCCTTCTGTTCGGTTTTCGATCGACCGATCTCGCTCTCCTAGCAGGTCGATTGCGGTTTCTCCTCGTGATCAGATCGTAAAGAAGCAGAGTAATCTTTTGTCTGCTCCATCATCTCCGAAGAGGACATGTATGTGTTCGCCGACTAATCACCCTGGTTCGTTTCGTTGCAGTCTTCACAAAGGTGTCgataatcaccatcatcatgCCGGATCTTATCCCTCGTCTAATCGATTAAACGCTCGGAGATCAGCGATGACAAATTCGCTTGTTCGGATTGGTACTGTTGAGGGAGAATTGGTTAAGAGAGCTTTGGCAGCTTTGATTAGACCTTCTTCTCATCAGCAGAAGAGAAGAGAGTCGTTTCAGCAAAGACCTAGTCGGCTTTCTGTTATGTCGAATGCCGAAGACTTGTGA